From Apium graveolens cultivar Ventura chromosome 9, ASM990537v1, whole genome shotgun sequence, the proteins below share one genomic window:
- the LOC141685657 gene encoding uncharacterized protein LOC141685657 has translation MNTEAKYEALIAVLSLDRAVRAKNIKVCGDSRLVVAQVNGEFEERDDTMTKYLRIMRRILTQFDEWYDEHVPREGNIAADCLSKFASSEIENYPRSIYFQVLKTTTIHVINLIAQIGMASYWIDPIKTCLETRWFSDDAQEACTLSVKILRYSLIEGLLYKRSFIIPYLKCLRTHEVEEALKEANERICWKHLGGRALAHKISRLGFY, from the coding sequence ATGAACACCGAAGCGAAATACGAAGCTTTGATAGCCGTCTTAAGCTTGGATAGAGCCGTGAGGGCCAAGAACATTAAAGTATGTGGAGATTCAAGACTTGTTGTTGCTCAAGTCAATGGAGAGTTTGAGGAAAGGGATGACACAATGACCAAGTACTTGAGAATCATGAGGAGAATACTGactcagtttgatgaatggtaTGATGAACATGTTCCTAGAGAGGGGAACATTGCGGCTGATTGCCTATCTAAGTTCGCCTCGTCTGAAATCGAGAACTACCCGAGAAGTATCTACTTCCAAGTCCTGAAGACCACTACCATACACGTCATAAATTTGATAGCGCAAATTGGTATGGCAAGTTATTGGATTGATCCAATCAAGACTTGTCTTGAGACTAGATGGTTCTCCGATGATGCCCAGGAGGCATGCACATTGTCAGTGAAAATATTGAGATATTCGTTGATTGAAGGCCTTTTGTACAAAAGGTCTTTCATTATTCCATACTTAAAGTGCTTGAGAACTCATGAAGTAGAGGAAGCGCTTAAGGAAGCCAATGAAAGGATATGTTGGAAACATttggggggcagggccctcgCTCACAAAATAAGTCGCTTGGGATTCTACTAG